Proteins found in one Miscanthus floridulus cultivar M001 chromosome 4, ASM1932011v1, whole genome shotgun sequence genomic segment:
- the LOC136550280 gene encoding uncharacterized protein isoform X1, with protein MLMSTVVLNVYFIYGWEWFGTGSKTEAKAVVSVTVEGSVGLVKAMVRLGASVGEAIASVVERYAREGRSPCLDPAAACSRDLPTSPLSFEPSESSCTAGFSSGDLVTALQCMHASICTTCKKCKGFREADGEPGSRTCSWAPMASPRPHSPSSITLRKSTKINDKGPLRLSSRALLPDADSEFNSGSTKEKAPQKDDVIKMTTKRPSSKFVEKTAPIYIWQRVICSSSYSICNSRW; from the exons ATGTTGATGTCTACAGTAGTTCTGAATGTGTACTTCATTTACGGATGGGAATGGTTTGGCACAGGCAGTAAGACA GAGGCGAAGGCGGTGGTCAGCGTGACCGTGGAGGGGAGCGTCGGCCTGGTGAAGGCCATGGTCAGGCTGGGCGCCAGCGTCGGAGAGGCCATTGCTTCCGTGGTTGAGAGGTACGCTAGGGAGGGGAGAAGCCCGTGCCTGGACCCGGCTGCAGCCTGCAGCCGAGACCTTCCAACTTCACCACTCTCATTTGAGCCTTCAGA GAGTTCATGTACAGCAGGCTTCAGCTCAGGTGACCTTGTGACTGCACTACAATGCATGCACGCCTCCATCTGTACCACCTGCAAGAAGTGCAA GGGTTTCCGTGAAGCAGATGGTGAACCCGGCTCTCGGACGTGCTCATGGGCTCCAATGGCCTCACCAAGGCCTCACTCCCCTTCCTCAATTACCCTGCGTAAATCAACCAAG ATAAATGATAAGGGTCCACTCCGGCTAAGTTCTCGAGCTTTGCTTCCTGACGCAGATTCAGAATTCAATAGCGGTTCAACAAAAGAAAAGGCGCCACAGAAAGATGATGTCATCAAGATGACAACAAAGAGACCCAG TTCCAAATTTGTAGAGAAGACTGCACCTATATACATCTGGCAAAGGGTCATCTGCAGCTCGTCTTACAGCATCTGTAACTCGAGATGGTAG
- the LOC136550280 gene encoding uncharacterized protein isoform X3, with translation MLMSTVVLNVYFIYGWEWFGTGSKTEAKAVVSVTVEGSVGLVKAMVRLGASVGEAIASVVERYAREGRSPCLDPAAACSRDLPTSPLSFEPSESSCTAGFSSGDLVTALQCMHASICTTCKKCKGFREADGEPGSRTCSWAPMASPRPHSPSSITLRKSTKLCGWLLNVGMYILTTTIEIRSVQQIIDAILVLDIGDPPCAIAAGALLFVLASDMSTS, from the exons ATGTTGATGTCTACAGTAGTTCTGAATGTGTACTTCATTTACGGATGGGAATGGTTTGGCACAGGCAGTAAGACA GAGGCGAAGGCGGTGGTCAGCGTGACCGTGGAGGGGAGCGTCGGCCTGGTGAAGGCCATGGTCAGGCTGGGCGCCAGCGTCGGAGAGGCCATTGCTTCCGTGGTTGAGAGGTACGCTAGGGAGGGGAGAAGCCCGTGCCTGGACCCGGCTGCAGCCTGCAGCCGAGACCTTCCAACTTCACCACTCTCATTTGAGCCTTCAGA GAGTTCATGTACAGCAGGCTTCAGCTCAGGTGACCTTGTGACTGCACTACAATGCATGCACGCCTCCATCTGTACCACCTGCAAGAAGTGCAA GGGTTTCCGTGAAGCAGATGGTGAACCCGGCTCTCGGACGTGCTCATGGGCTCCAATGGCCTCACCAAGGCCTCACTCCCCTTCCTCAATTACCCTGCGTAAATCAACCAAG CTCTGCGGGTGGCTTCTGAATGTAGGGATGTACATATTGACTACTACCATTGAGATCAG ATCGGTACAACAAATTATTGATGCTATTTTGGTTCTGGACATTGGTGATCCTCCCTGCGCTATTGCTGCAGGAGCTCTTTTATTTGTTTTGGCAAGTGATATGAGTACCTCTTAA
- the LOC136550280 gene encoding uncharacterized protein isoform X5, giving the protein MLMSTVVLNVYFIYGWEWFGTGSKTEAKAVVSVTVEGSVGLVKAMVRLGASVGEAIASVVERYAREGRSPCLDPAAACSRDLPTSPLSFEPSESSCTAGFSSGDLVTALQCMHASICTTCKKCKGFREADGEPGSRTCSWAPMASPRPHSPSSITLRKSTKLCGWLLNVGMYILTTTIEIRFRIQ; this is encoded by the exons ATGTTGATGTCTACAGTAGTTCTGAATGTGTACTTCATTTACGGATGGGAATGGTTTGGCACAGGCAGTAAGACA GAGGCGAAGGCGGTGGTCAGCGTGACCGTGGAGGGGAGCGTCGGCCTGGTGAAGGCCATGGTCAGGCTGGGCGCCAGCGTCGGAGAGGCCATTGCTTCCGTGGTTGAGAGGTACGCTAGGGAGGGGAGAAGCCCGTGCCTGGACCCGGCTGCAGCCTGCAGCCGAGACCTTCCAACTTCACCACTCTCATTTGAGCCTTCAGA GAGTTCATGTACAGCAGGCTTCAGCTCAGGTGACCTTGTGACTGCACTACAATGCATGCACGCCTCCATCTGTACCACCTGCAAGAAGTGCAA GGGTTTCCGTGAAGCAGATGGTGAACCCGGCTCTCGGACGTGCTCATGGGCTCCAATGGCCTCACCAAGGCCTCACTCCCCTTCCTCAATTACCCTGCGTAAATCAACCAAG CTCTGCGGGTGGCTTCTGAATGTAGGGATGTACATATTGACTACTACCATTGAGATCAG ATTCAGAATTCAATAG
- the LOC136550280 gene encoding uncharacterized protein isoform X2, with protein sequence MCTSFTDGNGLAQAEAKAVVSVTVEGSVGLVKAMVRLGASVGEAIASVVERYAREGRSPCLDPAAACSRDLPTSPLSFEPSESSCTAGFSSGDLVTALQCMHASICTTCKKCKGFREADGEPGSRTCSWAPMASPRPHSPSSITLRKSTKINDKGPLRLSSRALLPDADSEFNSGSTKEKAPQKDDVIKMTTKRPSSKFVEKTAPIYIWQRVICSSSYSICNSRW encoded by the exons ATGTGTACTTCATTTACGGATGGGAATGGTTTGGCACAGGCA GAGGCGAAGGCGGTGGTCAGCGTGACCGTGGAGGGGAGCGTCGGCCTGGTGAAGGCCATGGTCAGGCTGGGCGCCAGCGTCGGAGAGGCCATTGCTTCCGTGGTTGAGAGGTACGCTAGGGAGGGGAGAAGCCCGTGCCTGGACCCGGCTGCAGCCTGCAGCCGAGACCTTCCAACTTCACCACTCTCATTTGAGCCTTCAGA GAGTTCATGTACAGCAGGCTTCAGCTCAGGTGACCTTGTGACTGCACTACAATGCATGCACGCCTCCATCTGTACCACCTGCAAGAAGTGCAA GGGTTTCCGTGAAGCAGATGGTGAACCCGGCTCTCGGACGTGCTCATGGGCTCCAATGGCCTCACCAAGGCCTCACTCCCCTTCCTCAATTACCCTGCGTAAATCAACCAAG ATAAATGATAAGGGTCCACTCCGGCTAAGTTCTCGAGCTTTGCTTCCTGACGCAGATTCAGAATTCAATAGCGGTTCAACAAAAGAAAAGGCGCCACAGAAAGATGATGTCATCAAGATGACAACAAAGAGACCCAG TTCCAAATTTGTAGAGAAGACTGCACCTATATACATCTGGCAAAGGGTCATCTGCAGCTCGTCTTACAGCATCTGTAACTCGAGATGGTAG
- the LOC136550280 gene encoding uncharacterized protein isoform X4, with product MVRLGASVGEAIASVVERYAREGRSPCLDPAAACSRDLPTSPLSFEPSESSCTAGFSSGDLVTALQCMHASICTTCKKCKGFREADGEPGSRTCSWAPMASPRPHSPSSITLRKSTKINDKGPLRLSSRALLPDADSEFNSGSTKEKAPQKDDVIKMTTKRPSSKFVEKTAPIYIWQRVICSSSYSICNSRW from the exons ATGGTCAGGCTGGGCGCCAGCGTCGGAGAGGCCATTGCTTCCGTGGTTGAGAGGTACGCTAGGGAGGGGAGAAGCCCGTGCCTGGACCCGGCTGCAGCCTGCAGCCGAGACCTTCCAACTTCACCACTCTCATTTGAGCCTTCAGA GAGTTCATGTACAGCAGGCTTCAGCTCAGGTGACCTTGTGACTGCACTACAATGCATGCACGCCTCCATCTGTACCACCTGCAAGAAGTGCAA GGGTTTCCGTGAAGCAGATGGTGAACCCGGCTCTCGGACGTGCTCATGGGCTCCAATGGCCTCACCAAGGCCTCACTCCCCTTCCTCAATTACCCTGCGTAAATCAACCAAG ATAAATGATAAGGGTCCACTCCGGCTAAGTTCTCGAGCTTTGCTTCCTGACGCAGATTCAGAATTCAATAGCGGTTCAACAAAAGAAAAGGCGCCACAGAAAGATGATGTCATCAAGATGACAACAAAGAGACCCAG TTCCAAATTTGTAGAGAAGACTGCACCTATATACATCTGGCAAAGGGTCATCTGCAGCTCGTCTTACAGCATCTGTAACTCGAGATGGTAG